From one Geoalkalibacter halelectricus genomic stretch:
- a CDS encoding nucleotidyltransferase family protein has product MAGTQEILSQLRDLKPTLHRDYKVNQIGLFGSVARGEEKASSDIDLLVELDESADLLDLIGLGQYLEERLHRKVDVVPKASLRKEIRDRVFREVLYP; this is encoded by the coding sequence ATGGCCGGCACCCAGGAAATTCTCAGTCAGCTTCGCGACCTGAAACCGACTTTGCATCGCGACTACAAGGTCAATCAAATCGGCCTTTTCGGTTCGGTGGCGCGAGGCGAGGAGAAAGCATCCAGCGACATCGACCTGCTTGTTGAGTTGGATGAATCGGCGGATTTGCTGGATCTGATCGGACTCGGTCAATATTTGGAGGAAAGGCTGCACCGCAAGGTCGATGTGGTGCCTAAGGCATCCTTGCGCAAGGAAATCCGAGACAGGGTTTTCCGGGAGGTTCTTTACCCATGA
- a CDS encoding Ig domain-containing protein, whose protein sequence is MRYFFHGMLLLIFSLGMSGCRGSEPQSAAPGAAESARTVSASAETAAEDSSADTTQPSVSLHPDPPIGAAEVRARLRNLPGEYDLVWERNGRLIEGAQGEVLPKGQVARGDMLTVRVRYEGGEVSASARVGNSPPEISVINFAEPRIHRGVDIILEPVAHDADGDPISFRYQWWINGEEVPGRTDARLPGDLFHKGDRVAVKVIPMDAHGDGIPVTGREFTIPPGSPQFVSQPPANFEGRVYRYQARAQDPDGEPVRYSLAEAPEGMRIDADSGQITWNVENAPPGEHRIRIRALDSEGLEAFQEFTLSLASPEQEG, encoded by the coding sequence ATGCGATATTTTTTTCATGGGATGTTATTGCTGATTTTCTCATTGGGCATGAGCGGCTGTCGCGGCAGCGAACCGCAGAGCGCCGCGCCGGGCGCCGCAGAGAGCGCGCGGACGGTTTCCGCATCCGCGGAGACCGCGGCGGAGGATTCCTCCGCTGATACAACGCAGCCAAGCGTCAGTCTGCATCCGGATCCGCCCATTGGTGCGGCCGAGGTGCGGGCGCGGCTGCGCAACCTGCCCGGTGAGTACGACCTGGTCTGGGAGCGCAATGGTCGGCTCATCGAGGGCGCTCAGGGAGAAGTGCTGCCCAAGGGGCAGGTGGCGCGGGGCGATATGTTGACGGTTCGCGTCCGTTATGAAGGTGGAGAGGTCAGCGCCAGTGCGCGGGTGGGCAACAGCCCGCCGGAAATCTCCGTCATCAACTTCGCCGAGCCGCGTATCCATCGGGGCGTGGATATAATTCTGGAACCGGTTGCCCATGACGCCGACGGCGATCCCATCAGCTTTCGTTATCAATGGTGGATCAACGGCGAGGAGGTGCCGGGGCGTACCGATGCGCGTCTGCCGGGCGATCTTTTCCACAAGGGTGACCGCGTCGCGGTCAAGGTCATTCCCATGGACGCCCACGGCGACGGCATTCCCGTCACCGGACGCGAGTTCACCATTCCCCCCGGCTCGCCCCAATTCGTTTCCCAGCCGCCGGCAAACTTTGAGGGCCGCGTTTATCGCTATCAGGCACGCGCGCAAGACCCCGACGGCGAGCCGGTGCGCTATTCCCTGGCCGAGGCGCCCGAGGGCATGCGCATCGATGCCGACAGCGGCCAAATCACCTGGAACGTCGAAAATGCGCCCCCCGGTGAACACCGCATCCGCATTCGTGCCCTTGACAGCGAGGGTCTGGAGGCCTTTCAGGAATTCACCCTCAGCCTCGCATCCCCGGAGCAAGAAGGTTGA
- a CDS encoding HepT-like ribonuclease domain-containing protein has protein sequence MYLKDILAAIVSIESFVTDYDFNAFEADDKTLSAVIRKLEIIGEAVKQLGEDVRQTHPEIPWKQIAGMHDRLIHFYFGVNAHLVWQTVHHRLPELKSAIEQILDSTGQSNP, from the coding sequence TTGTACCTGAAGGATATTTTGGCGGCAATCGTCAGCATCGAATCTTTCGTCACCGATTATGATTTCAATGCCTTCGAGGCGGATGACAAAACCCTGAGCGCCGTCATCCGCAAGTTGGAAATCATCGGCGAGGCCGTCAAGCAGCTTGGAGAAGACGTCCGGCAGACACACCCCGAGATCCCGTGGAAGCAAATCGCCGGGATGCACGACAGGCTCATCCATTTTTATTTCGGCGTCAACGCCCACCTTGTCTGGCAGACAGTCCACCACCGGCTTCCGGAACTAAAATCCGCCATTGAACAAATCCTGGATTCCACCGGTCAATCGAACCCCTAA
- a CDS encoding pilus assembly protein, translated as MSEQGSAIFLRDSKGLKRFFRLIGLMVTLLLLLTFQSAWAGPDDYLCDTAIFGAGGQGFAPNVLIIVDTSGSMRDKMPVQPYNANITYPQSNTCGASGNQPCVPDEIYECDSPDLNCKLKKAHATYPLTDSCGPGNDELWNFGIWPTNEYEINNNRNDCTFTGGDGRRRRSGSWNYYVTGNWANYRAQVVDETKIQIAKRVVKDVVAANPGVRFGLMRFNFENGGRFATSGTYTAYVDDLNEIWQGGTTKRTKFYEAVDNLTAEGWTPLAETLFEARAYFRGLPSVFNSGTYTSPMQAHCQNNYIILVSDGMSTRDDDPVLRTICDNGDCTGSGPTKQYNWRGTDHLIDVAWELYNTDMFPHWPGKQNVTTYMVGFGLEGAVAEAVELLDAAMHEGTGGRHSLAFLANDPDGFSAALTAIIDEIREVHTSFATPVAPASPQNRYASGEHIYLSLFQPIGNGRWRGNLKKFGLAADGRILDSLGLEATRPDGRFKDSATSYWSVFSDGAEVDKGGAGALLANRNLINNPRNIYTNLGPAQLTHGDNRFALGNAALTRQMLGVGSDSERDLLMRFVQGFDAYDDNANGNTGENRDWILGDILHSSPAVVHYSANQSVIFVGANDGQLRAFNDGDGQELWSFIPDILLPDLKYLRDGHHTYFVDMTPTVFVLDKNQNGVIEADAGDRVILLFGLRRGGGKDRLLSPQVRGGYYALDVSNPAQPEFLWKITSATPGFDELGESWSNPTLARMRVEVDGVVKDILVAVFGAGYDNNEDRRFGNTQSFPPANDATDTTLPTLDAGQVTSPGGGAQHNPRGRGIYAVKVGEFSGATFERTTSPRKIWGYTVADNAAMTFSIPSEVAALDLSHNGYVDRFYVGDTGGRVWRIDARAALPADWGVELIFDANGGQLVEKGRKFFQRPSVTVERNRQPMIFIGSGDRSHPLNEAVVDRLYAIKDPLDRPASKPAWDATPLTEAALVDVTDNVLQADSLSDEARTRLGVTSLEEAIAKTLEQLREQDGWYIRLDLRDGEKILASPLVFNKVAYFTTYTPGILISDDPCQTGNLGVARLYAVDYLSGEAVRNYDLTNDGQDTAENLRAQTRDGKVLRRSDRERTLGSGIPSGIVVMVPEVGEPRLLIGCDGGICVDDAGAGGRVQPLYWLQR; from the coding sequence ATGAGTGAACAGGGTTCGGCGATTTTTCTCAGAGATAGCAAAGGGCTTAAGAGATTTTTCCGCCTAATCGGGTTGATGGTGACATTGCTCCTGCTTTTGACTTTTCAATCGGCCTGGGCGGGACCCGATGATTATCTGTGTGATACGGCCATTTTCGGAGCCGGAGGACAGGGTTTTGCTCCCAATGTGCTGATCATCGTCGATACCTCGGGCAGCATGCGCGACAAGATGCCCGTCCAGCCCTACAACGCCAACATCACCTATCCTCAGTCCAATACTTGCGGGGCCAGCGGCAATCAGCCCTGCGTGCCCGATGAAATCTACGAGTGCGACTCGCCGGATTTGAATTGCAAGCTGAAAAAGGCCCATGCAACCTATCCCCTGACCGATTCCTGCGGACCCGGCAATGATGAATTGTGGAATTTCGGCATATGGCCGACCAACGAATATGAAATCAATAACAACCGCAACGATTGCACCTTCACCGGCGGCGACGGCAGGCGGCGCAGAAGTGGGAGCTGGAATTACTACGTCACCGGCAACTGGGCCAATTACCGGGCACAGGTGGTGGACGAAACCAAAATTCAGATCGCCAAGCGGGTGGTCAAGGATGTGGTCGCGGCCAATCCTGGTGTGCGCTTCGGGCTGATGCGCTTTAACTTTGAAAACGGCGGTCGCTTCGCCACCAGCGGCACCTACACGGCCTATGTCGACGACCTCAACGAAATCTGGCAGGGCGGCACCACCAAGCGCACCAAATTTTATGAAGCCGTCGATAATCTCACCGCCGAAGGCTGGACACCCCTGGCCGAGACCCTGTTTGAGGCGCGCGCTTATTTTCGCGGTCTGCCCAGTGTCTTCAACAGCGGCACCTACACTTCGCCAATGCAGGCGCACTGCCAGAACAACTACATCATCCTGGTCTCCGACGGCATGTCGACGCGCGACGATGACCCGGTGCTGCGCACCATTTGCGACAACGGCGACTGCACCGGCAGCGGTCCGACCAAACAATACAATTGGCGCGGCACCGATCATCTCATCGATGTTGCCTGGGAACTCTACAACACCGATATGTTCCCGCACTGGCCGGGCAAGCAGAACGTCACCACCTACATGGTGGGCTTCGGCCTCGAAGGGGCGGTGGCCGAGGCCGTCGAACTGTTGGACGCGGCCATGCATGAAGGCACCGGCGGTCGCCACAGTCTGGCCTTTCTCGCCAACGATCCCGACGGCTTCAGCGCGGCGCTGACCGCCATCATCGATGAAATTCGCGAGGTGCATACCTCCTTTGCCACGCCCGTCGCACCGGCCAGCCCGCAAAACCGCTATGCCAGCGGCGAACATATCTACCTGAGCCTGTTTCAGCCCATCGGCAACGGGCGCTGGCGCGGCAACCTGAAAAAATTCGGCCTGGCCGCCGATGGCCGGATTCTCGACAGCCTCGGCCTGGAGGCGACGCGGCCCGACGGTCGCTTCAAGGACAGCGCGACCTCGTATTGGAGCGTTTTCTCCGATGGCGCCGAGGTTGACAAGGGCGGCGCCGGGGCCCTGTTGGCAAACCGTAATCTCATCAATAATCCGCGCAACATCTACACCAACCTCGGTCCGGCGCAACTTACACACGGCGATAACCGCTTCGCTCTTGGCAATGCGGCCTTGACGCGGCAGATGCTCGGCGTGGGCTCGGATAGCGAACGCGATCTCTTAATGCGCTTCGTTCAAGGCTTCGACGCCTACGATGACAACGCCAACGGCAATACCGGCGAAAACCGCGACTGGATCCTCGGCGACATTCTGCATTCAAGTCCCGCGGTGGTGCATTACTCGGCCAATCAGAGCGTTATTTTCGTCGGCGCCAACGACGGCCAACTGCGCGCCTTCAATGATGGCGACGGCCAGGAACTCTGGTCGTTCATCCCCGATATTTTGTTGCCCGATTTAAAGTATTTGCGCGACGGACACCACACCTACTTCGTCGATATGACGCCGACGGTCTTTGTGCTGGACAAAAATCAGAACGGGGTCATTGAGGCGGATGCCGGGGATCGGGTCATTCTCCTTTTCGGCCTGCGACGTGGCGGCGGCAAGGATCGCCTGCTGAGCCCGCAGGTGCGCGGGGGGTATTACGCCCTGGATGTGAGCAATCCCGCCCAGCCTGAGTTCCTGTGGAAGATCACCAGCGCCACCCCGGGCTTTGACGAGTTGGGCGAAAGCTGGAGCAACCCGACCCTGGCGCGCATGCGGGTCGAAGTGGACGGCGTGGTGAAAGACATACTGGTGGCGGTTTTCGGCGCCGGGTATGACAACAACGAAGACCGGCGCTTTGGCAATACCCAGAGTTTTCCACCTGCGAACGACGCCACCGATACCACCTTGCCCACCCTGGATGCCGGCCAGGTGACCAGTCCCGGCGGCGGGGCCCAGCACAATCCGCGCGGGCGCGGTATCTATGCGGTGAAGGTCGGTGAGTTCAGCGGTGCGACTTTTGAGCGGACCACCAGCCCCAGAAAAATTTGGGGGTATACCGTCGCCGACAACGCAGCGATGACTTTTTCCATTCCCTCCGAGGTCGCCGCCCTGGATCTGTCCCACAACGGTTATGTCGACCGCTTTTACGTGGGGGATACCGGCGGTCGGGTGTGGCGTATCGACGCGCGCGCCGCCCTTCCCGCCGATTGGGGGGTGGAACTCATTTTCGATGCCAATGGCGGGCAGTTGGTGGAAAAAGGGCGCAAGTTCTTTCAGCGCCCCTCGGTGACCGTGGAGCGTAACCGTCAGCCCATGATTTTTATCGGCAGCGGCGACCGCTCTCATCCCCTCAATGAGGCCGTGGTCGATCGGCTTTACGCCATCAAGGACCCCCTCGACCGACCCGCGTCCAAACCGGCTTGGGATGCTACACCCTTGACCGAGGCGGCCCTGGTCGATGTCACCGACAACGTTCTTCAGGCCGACTCCCTGAGCGATGAAGCGCGCACTCGCCTCGGGGTCACGAGCCTGGAAGAAGCCATCGCGAAAACCCTCGAGCAGTTGCGCGAACAAGACGGCTGGTACATCCGCCTCGATCTGCGTGACGGTGAAAAGATTCTGGCCTCGCCCCTGGTGTTCAACAAGGTGGCCTACTTCACCACTTATACGCCGGGAATCCTGATCAGCGATGACCCCTGCCAGACCGGCAACCTCGGTGTCGCGCGCCTGTATGCCGTCGATTATCTCAGTGGCGAGGCAGTGCGCAATTACGACCTGACCAATGACGGTCAGGACACCGCCGAGAACCTGCGCGCCCAGACCCGCGACGGCAAGGTGTTACGCCGCTCCGACCGCGAGCGCACCCTTGGTTCCGGCATTCCCTCCGGAATCGTCGTCATGGTTCCCGAAGTGGGCGAACCGCGCCTTCTCATCGGCTGCGACGGAGGGATCTGCGTGGACGACGCCGGTGCCGGGGGCAGGGTGCAACCCCTTTATTGGTTGCAGAGGTAA
- a CDS encoding GspH/FimT family pseudopilin, with protein MLSSSRGFALIEALVVLGLIGILLTIGYPYYQVFMQNASYRSAAREVASVMRQARAEAATRNREHRVEIDLKGSDQRYRYRLSRGDRSRNSSAWMPSEDEAKGWNFLSPLIAIDVVNADQCRKENGILYLNFFPDGTASCTAEIHIENRAGERRFLVQLTSRATGHVTVGR; from the coding sequence ATGCTTTCCTCGTCCCGTGGATTCGCCCTGATTGAAGCCCTGGTGGTGCTCGGCCTGATCGGCATTTTGCTCACCATCGGCTATCCCTATTATCAGGTTTTCATGCAGAATGCCTCCTATCGCTCCGCGGCGCGCGAAGTTGCTTCCGTCATGCGCCAGGCGCGCGCCGAGGCGGCTACCAGAAATCGCGAGCATCGGGTGGAGATTGATCTGAAGGGCAGCGATCAACGCTATCGTTATCGGCTGAGTCGGGGCGATCGGTCACGCAACAGTTCTGCTTGGATGCCCTCTGAAGACGAGGCCAAGGGGTGGAACTTTCTTTCTCCGCTGATCGCGATTGATGTTGTTAACGCGGATCAGTGTAGGAAAGAAAATGGTATTTTGTATTTGAATTTCTTCCCTGACGGCACAGCATCCTGCACGGCCGAGATTCATATTGAAAACCGCGCCGGCGAGCGCCGCTTTCTCGTGCAACTGACCTCCCGCGCCACCGGACATGTGACGGTGGGTCGCTGA